The genomic interval AAGCACCCAACTCATGGACGTCTCTCACAATTCTAGGGCATTGCAATAGTGATTCCATGACAATGACACCCAATTGCCCTCTTTCATCTTCCGGCATATATATTCCTCCGTTTCCAAAAATGCAGCAGCACTGGCAACTCTTTACATGTCGCTGTAGGCAATCTCCAAGTGAGCACTTCGATATCTTTCTCACCAAATTGACATCCATGAGCTGATCCCAAAATATCTTTGTGACAGCTTTGTGCTCTTATATCTAACCACTATCCAAGAGAGATTGAAATCACGGTCCCTAGGATAATCTCATGTGGTTAGGTTTCTTACGATGAAACATATTCAGCGGATTTGATTCTATGATTTAGCATAAACGTTTTTATTTAGGCTAGTTATAGTGGTAGGTGGCATGCTAACATCGTGTTGTCTTAATTTGGCTATTCCGTTAAACGATATGTCCGTCTAGTTTCTCATAAGGTGCTTGTATAATTAAGATGTGCATGTATATGTTCaagagatatattttttaaaaaattacacagtacaatgtagacactcacaacacacacactcacctatgaacgcacgcacgcaaaccctaccctaTAAGTATACTAGTacgtttttttagaaaaaaaaaataaatcttagTTCTCTATTGCATGGTttctggtactccctccatcacaaaatgtttgacgctgttgactttttaaaaaatgtttgaccgttcgtcttattcaaaaaatttaagtaattattaattcttttcctgtcatttgatttatttttaaatatacttttatgtatatatatagttttacacatttcataaaagtttttgaataagatgaacggtcaaacatatttaaaaaagtcaatagcgtcgAACAtctagggaaggagggagtatgatttttttttaaaaaaagaaatatcagacaacttgaaatatatatttttattctcgTTTAGGACTCGATCGCTGGAGTAGCTGCACATACTTCTGATGCAATTTGTTTTTATCCAAAATAAAATGAGGTGCCTAGCTATCAGCACAGCAACACATGATCGAGCAAACATTCCCCAAAGAGATTTCACTGAGAGTCAAGCAAAGCTCGAtccagccaccgccaccacacTATCTCCTCCGATGGCGACCGTGCAGCAGGTCGGCACCATCCCAGCCGTCCATCCGCCCCGCATCGGACGACCCCCACTCTCcctctcacacacacttcccCTACCACAGAGGactcgttctctctctctctcctctcgatGACGAGTcaacacgtgggccccaccacccaGCCACACTCCcactttctctctcatctcacattctctttctctctctctctctctctcatctcgcATTGGTTATTtattcgcctcctccgccattcTCTTCTTCCCCCCACAAACCTCATCTcgccctcgccttcctcctcctcgccgttgatcgatcgatctcctgcTCGATCTCTTGTGCCCTAGCTACGATCACCAACTAGCTTCAAGCTTCCTCTCCCAGCAGCTGCAGCGGCAGCTAgccagcgatcgatcgatcgatcgagctacaCGTGAGATCGAGTGCGTGCAGTAGTGTGTGGTGTGCATGTTtccggtggaggtggcggcggcggcggcggggaggatgcagggggaggcggtggtgccgATGATGCTGCCGCCCTTCTTCATGGACTCGGGGatctggccggcggcggcgggggtcgTGGATGTCGCCGCGTcggcggaggaagaggcggcggcggcggcggcggcgcaggaccGCGCGCTGGCGGCGTCGCGCAACCACCGCGAGGccgagaagcgccgccgcgAGCGGATCAAGTCGCACCTCgaccgcctccgcgccgtcctCGCATGCGACCCCAAGGCAATACACGCATATACCACCAACTATTTTCCCCTGAATTTTCTGCAAAAACTGATACTCTTCTACCAAATTTTAGATCAATTCAAAACAAAGGAACTGCGTGGTTCAAGAATAATTGAATACCATTTGAATTGGATTGGCAGATTGGCATCTAGCTTCTTCCGGTAGCTAGATGCTAAGCATGCATATGCGTAGAGCCAGCACGCAGCTAATCGTTGTGATTAAAGCTGAGTATAGCATGCATGAGTGCATGACACTAGCTACTACTACCATAGATTAGGGCTTCTTGTTTATCTTGTTCTTCTCATGATTTGTGGCTATTGTGTCCCCATGCATTCTTCTTTTGTGCCTAGTACCATGTTTTCTAGAATTCTAGTACTAACCATTCACATAATTTTTTGTTAATTCAATCGTCTTTATGTATGATTAGACCCTAACTGGGTATAGGGTTTGATTGTGTTTTGAGATTTGAGCTTGATGAGGTCTGAAAAATGTATGGCTTCTTGATGGAGTTTAGATGATGTGATGTGCAGATAGACAAGGCGTCGCTGCTGGCGAAGGCGGTGGAGAGGGTGCGCGACCTGAAGCAGCGGATGGCCGGCAtaggcgaggcggcgccggcgcaccTGTTCCCGACGGAGCACGACGAGATCGTGGTGCTcgcgtcgggcggcggcggcgtcggcggcgccggcggcgcggcggcggtgttcgAGGCCTCCGTCTGCTGCGACGACCGCTCCGACCTCCTCCCGGAGCTCATCGAGACGCTGcgcgcgctccgcctccgcaCGCTCCGCGCCGAGATGGCCACCCTCGGCGGCCGCGTCCGCAACGTGCTCGTCCTGgcgcgcgacgccggcggcgccggcgagggcggtgacggcgacgacgaccgcgccGGTTACTCGGCCGTCtccaacgacggcggcgacttccTAAAGGAAGCCCTGAGGGCTCTTGTGGAGcggccgggcgccgccgccggcgaccggccgAAGAGGAGGCGCGTCGTCTCCGACATGAACATGCAAGCTGCAGCCTAGCCGGCGGCCATAGCTCAACATAGCTATCAGTTTGCTTGGTATACTATACTACGTATTTTGCTTGCCATGTTTTACTTAGTTTTTGTGTGCTAATTAGTTGCcatctccatatatatatggctCTTCATGGTGATACCAATATTGCCAATTGATATGCCATATATGATTAAGTAGGATATATATTACCATTAGGGTTTGCTTGAGCTTTCACCAAAAGCTGTTCCAAAGCCAATGCAAACCCAGCCACTGAATAACAATGTCAGCATCCCCAATATATGAAAGGTTTGCAGACTTACCCAACTAATTAAGCACAATATAAAtgtatcaaatatatatatatatatatatggggcaATGATCACAGGCTTAAAAACAACATCTGTTGCATTCCATTTATGATATGATATATACATACATCAATCAGGTCATTgttgacatgcatgcatgacaagtCCATGATACAACAGACAAAGATGTTTGTCAATGCCTGCATTGCTGCATGTACATTGTAGCTCCCTGTCCTGTGAATGTTTGGGGTCAGCTTGGCTAGCTTGAATGATCTAGGCAGCATGTCTCTTTGAAACTTTGAAtgtagagagaagagagagagagagagagagagagagggaccaACCAATCATTGCTTAGTTTGCTTGTGGGGTGCAGTGCCACAGAGTGGCATGCAGTGAGCTCTCATGACACatgagtgcatgcatgcatgcatggaggcaGTGCTATGCTAGTGTAGTAGTGTGTGCTGCTGATGCTACTGTGGCTGTCTGAAGAAAggaaggaaggtgatgagctTTTGTTTCTTGCTGGTTTTTCCTTTTGTAATCTTGCTCATCTCTTATCTTTTTGAGAGGGAGGCTGGGGGtgtggaggaagaaggagaggagataTCTCCATGTCAGGGTGGGTACTGTGTGCAGTGCTCTTGCCTCTCACTGTGGCAAAAGCCAGGATTGCAGTTGCTGGGGACAAAAGGAGACTGTGTGACTGTGCACCTATGTAACTTGTAACTTCATGAGAGCTAGCATTTCTGTGCTGTGATTTTTGCCCACACTAGCTTGTTGCTGTGGCTTGCTATATGGCATGCATTGTGTATTGGTAGCTTGGCTTGACATATGCATGCAGGTCACATGATATGCATATGTTCATTTAATTTATGGTTTTGGTTTACTGATAATACATTGACTTGCATGTCTAAATTAAGCCCAACTGATTGATGATGGCCTCTGAAAATTATTGGTGCACATTTTTCTTGTGTGGTTGTGCATGTTTTTGGTATGAGTACTATGGATATCAGTAttgattatactccctccatctcagtCTGATCATCATTTTTGAGGTCTTCCCgaaatcactactagaaaaatcatttgttgccacgaaaaaaattgtggcatcaatactaaaattatggaaatagatacatgttgccacaattgtaaaatcgttgctagccgtggtaataaacAGCATGGTgataggttattgcaacgatttttattttgtggtaataaatttagatgttgccacggaatggatgtggcaaaaagtcatattgcaacacttcacatcgttgcaataaaatttattgccaccactccatatgtggcattagttttacgtaccaaattaaaagttcaaatattaatctatcatcctatctatttatctacttattttttttgattttgtgtcttggctaggattcgaacccaaAACCTATTCTTCACGTGTGCTCtcctttaccaactcacctacgcatcaattCTGTTGGAAAATGCATATCGTTCCATTTGAGCCTAgctaactgagatttgaatcatagatttgaatatctaaaagatttcaaataaaaaagttatcacctataaaattgtagatctcgtcgagagctataatttccatataaattgTCTCAATCTGTttccatatgaaaaaattaagttaaattatgagacgacaatttttttgttgcaacgaatttgttgatcgtggcaacaaaaaaatagtgaaaaataCCATGTACTATataaattgccacaaaaattaaaattgtggcgatagaacatgttttttttgcaacaGTACGATTTTTTGTGGTgatatctcattttctattgcaacaaaagtactaaataaaacaacgattgtagatcattgcaataaaaaataattatttgccacagaaaaattatcattgcaatagtataatatattgctacgaattattttttgttataataatttggtggcaatagctcaattatcttgtagtgaATGATCGATCATTCTATAAAAAGTGTCTCTTCATTTATTTGTGCAAATAGTAAATGAGCGTCATTGAATGTGTTGCATGCAACCAACTAAGATTAACTTCTATCGGTACAAAACTCCATGTAATCTTTAAAACATGATGCAAATCCATGGGACATGAAGCG from Oryza glaberrima chromosome 3, OglaRS2, whole genome shotgun sequence carries:
- the LOC127765675 gene encoding transcription factor bHLH106-like, producing MFPVEVAAAAAGRMQGEAVVPMMLPPFFMDSGIWPAAAGVVDVAASAEEEAAAAAAAQDRALAASRNHREAEKRRRERIKSHLDRLRAVLACDPKIDKASLLAKAVERVRDLKQRMAGIGEAAPAHLFPTEHDEIVVLASGGGGVGGAGGAAAVFEASVCCDDRSDLLPELIETLRALRLRTLRAEMATLGGRVRNVLVLARDAGGAGEGGDGDDDRAGYSAVSNDGGDFLKEALRALVERPGAAAGDRPKRRRVVSDMNMQAAA